A single Saccopteryx bilineata isolate mSacBil1 chromosome 11, mSacBil1_pri_phased_curated, whole genome shotgun sequence DNA region contains:
- the EPS8L3 gene encoding epidermal growth factor receptor kinase substrate 8-like protein 3 isoform X1 has product MSRPSSRAIYMHRKEYLHSLASEPTGLQHRVEHLMTCKLGTQTVREPKDAVRKLQEMDAQGRVWSQNLFLQVRDGRLQLLDIETKEELDSYRLDSIQAMTVVLNACSYNSVLCVTVQEPASTRSSTLLFQCPEVGAEGLRSSLQKALEEELEHSRSRLGALHPGQEGWRGTSLEKPFPKEQGPALEQGYPPEQPYRMASEHSIPPSPKPLLRHSREPSTFPPPPARRPPSPLNPERDEEVLNHTLRDIELFVGQLKKAQANSSLKKKRLGKKKDKDQWAMTKVQYIDCFQKFKYSFNLLGRMAILLKGTSAPELLHILFQTLDYVVTQCPERGLPAQVISPLLTPEAIDLLQTYLSPAASNLWKRLGMAWTISRDNWTDSEPPPYRPTFYDGWQFPEPSFQEPSGQQDSPSAQGERVRSASASHSAQEETHGHGLQSGDPNHVPFNTRPVNPALRMQVLYEFEGRNPKELTVVQGEVLEVLDHSKRWWLVKNESGQSGYIPSNILEPLDSGAPGSHSQTPPWAPVLRLSSRPEEVRAWLQAENFSTVTVKTLGALTGSQLLHMSPRELQMLCPQDAPRVLARLEAIRRTLGISP; this is encoded by the exons ATGTCCCGGCCCAGCAGCAGAGCCATTTACA TGCACCGGAAAGAGTACCTGCACAGCCTCGCCTCAGAGCCCACCGGCCTGCAGCACAGGGTGGAG CACCTGATGACATGTAAGCTGGGCACTCAGACGGTCCGGGAGCCCAAGGACGCCGTGCGGAAGCTGCAGGAAATGGACGCTCAGGGCCGGGTGTGGAGCCAAAACTTGTTCCTGCAGGTCAGAGATGGCCGGCTCCAGCTACTGGACATCGAGACCAAG GAGGAGCTGGACTCTTACCGCCTGGACAGCATCCAGGCCATGACCGTGGTGCTCAACGCCTGCTCCTACAACTCCGTCCTGTGCGTCACGGTGCAGGAGCCCGCCTCGACGCGCAGCAGCACCCTGCTCTTCCAGTGCCCGGAAGTGGGA GCAGAGGGACTGCGGAGCAGCCTGCAGAAggccctggaggaggagctggagcaCAG CAGATCCAGACTTGGAGCCCTGCACCCAGGCCAGGAAGGATGGAGGGGGACCTCTCTGGAAAAGCCGTTCCCTAAGGAGCAGGGACCCGCGCTGGAGCAGGGGTACCCTCCAGAGCAGCCCTACCGGATGGCCTCAGAGCACA GCATACCACCATCCCCAAAGCCCCTGCTGCGACACTCCAGAGAGCCAAGCACCTTCCCTCCGCCTCCTGCACGGCGGCCCCCATCCCCCCTCAACCCAGAGAGAGACGAG GAGGTGCTGAACCACACCCTGAGGGACATCGAgctgtttgtgggacagctgaagAAGGCCCAGGCAAACAGCagtctgaagaagaagagactgGGGAAGAAAAAGGATAAGGACCAGTGGG CGATGACAAAGGTGCAGTACATCGACTGCTTCCAGAAGTTCAAGTACAGCTTCAACCTCCTA GGGAGGATGGCCATCCTTCTGAAGGGTACGAGTGCCCCTGAGTTGCTGCACATCCTGTTCCAAACTCTGGACTAC GTCGTGACCCAGTGCCCCGAGCGGGGCCTCCCAGCCCAGGTGATCTCACCCCTCCTCACCCCCGAAGCCATCGACCTGCTGCAGACCTATCTAAGCCCAGCTGCCAGTAACCTCTGGAAGAGGCTGGGCATGGCCTGGACCATTAGCCG GGACAACTGGACAGACAGTGAGCCTCCACCCTACCGACCCACCTTCTATGATGGTTGGCAGTTTCCAGAACCTTCCTTCCAG GAACCCTCAGGACAACAGGACTCTCCCTCTGCCCA gggggagcgagTTAGGTCAGCAAGCGCCTCACACTCCGCTCAGGAGGAGACACACGGCCATGGCCTGCAGTCTGGGGACCCCAACCACGTGCCCTTCAACACCAGACCTGTCAATCCAGCCCTAAGAATGCAAGTCTTGTATGAGTTTGAGGGTCGGAACCCAAAGGAGCTGACAGTCGTCCAGGGAGAAGTGCTGGAG GTTCTGGACCACAGCAAGCGGTGGTGGCTGGTGAAGAACGAGTCGGGACAGAGCGGCTACATTCCCAGCAACATCCTGGAACCCCTAGACTCGGGGGCCCCTGGGAGCCACAGCCAGACGCCTCCTTGG GCTCCAGTGCTTCGACTCAGCTCAAGGCCGGAGGAGGTCAGAGCCTGGCTGCAGGCAGAGAACTTCTCCACTGT CACGGTGAAGACCCTCGGGGCCCTGACAGGGTCCCAGCTGCTTCACATGAGCCCCAGGGAGCTACAGATGCTGTGTCCACAGGATGCCCCACGGGTCCTGGCACGGCTGGAGGCCATCAGAAGGACACTGGGG ATAAGCCCTTAG
- the LOC136315372 gene encoding glutathione S-transferase Mu 1-like has product MAMTLGYWDIRGLAHAIRLLLEYTDSNYEEKKYSLGDAPDYDRSQWLSEKFKLGLDFPNLPYLIDGAHRLNQSNAILRYIARKHNLCGETEEENIRMDILENEFMDVRLKLALMCYNPDFEKLKPDYLKGLPDKMKQFSQFLGKRSWFAGDKLTYVDFLAYDILDQHRIFEPKSLDAFPNLKDFMVRFEGLQKISAYMKSSRFLPRPLFLKMAVWNHK; this is encoded by the exons ATGGCCATGACCTTGGGTTACTGGGACATCCGCGGG CTGGCGCACGCCATCCGCCTGCTCCTGGAGTACACAGACTCCAACTATGAGGAGAAGAAGTACTCGTTGGGGGACG CTCCCGACTATGACAGAAGCCAGTGGCTGAGTGAAAAATTCAAGCTGGGCCTGGACTTCCCCAAT CTGCCCTACTTAATTGACGGGGCCCACAGGCTCAACCAGAGCAACGCCATCCTTCGCTACATTGCTCGCAAGCACAACCTCT GTGGGGAGACGGAAGAGGAGAATATTCGCATGGACATTTTGGAGAATGAGTTTATGGACGTCCGACTAAAGCTGGCATTGATGTGCTACAACCCTGACTTT GAGAAACTGAAGCCTGACTACTTGAAGGGGCTCCCTGACAAGATGAAGCAGTTCTCGCAGTTTCTGGGGAAGAGGTCGTGGTTTGCAGGGGACAAG CTCACCTATGTGGACTTCCTGGCTTATGACATACTAGACCAGCACCGCATATTCGAGCCCAAGAGCCTGGATGCCTTCCCGAACCTGAAGGACTTCATGGTCCGCTTTGAG GGCCTGCAGAAGATCTCTGCCTACATGAAGTCCAGCCGCTTCCTCCCCAGGCCTCTGTTTCTAAAGATGGCCGTGTGGAACCACAAGTAG
- the LOC136315391 gene encoding glutathione S-transferase Mu 1-like translates to MAMTLGYWDTRGLAHAIRLLLEYTDSNYEEKKYSMGDAPDYDRSQWLSEKSKLGLDFPNLPYLIDGDHKVTQSNAILRYIARKHNLCGETEEENIRMDILENEFMDVRLKLALMCYNPDFEKLKPDFLKGLPDKMKQFSQFLGKRSWFAGDKLTYVDFLAYDTLDVHRIFEPKCLDSFPNLKDFMVRFEGLKKISAYMKSSRFFRTPVYSKMAVWGNK, encoded by the exons ATGGCCATGACCTTGGGTTACTGGGACACCCGCGGG CTGGCGCACGCCATCCGCCTGCTCCTGGAGTACACAGACTCCAACTATGAGGAGAAGAAGTACTCAATGGGGGACG CTCCCGACTATGACAGAAGCCAGTGGCTGAGTGAAAAATCCAAGCTGGGCCTGGACTTCCCCAAT CTGCCCTACTTAATTGACGGGGATCACAAGGTCACCCAGAGCAACGCCATCCTTCGCTACATTGCTCGCAAGCACAACCTCT GTGGGGAGACGGAAGAGGAGAATATTCGCATGGACATTTTGGAGAATGAGTTTATGGACGTCCGACTAAAGCTGGCATTGATGTGCTACAACCCTGACTTT GAGAAACTGAAGCCTGACTTCTTGAAGGGGCTCCCTGACAAGATGAAGCAGTTCTCGCAGTTTCTGGGGAAGAGGTCGTGGTTTGCAGGGGACAAG CTCACCTATGTGGATTTCCTGGCTTATGACACACTAGATGTGCACCGCATATTCGAGCCCAAGTGCCTGGATTCCTTCCCGAACCTGAAAGACTTCATGGTCCGCTTTGAG GGCCTGAAGAAGATCTCTGCCTACATGAAGTCCAGCCGCTTCTTCCGAACACCTGTGTACTCAAAGATGGCCGTGTGGGGCAACAAGTAG
- the GSTM3 gene encoding glutathione S-transferase Mu 3: MASSKTKSAMVLGYWDIRGLAHAIRMLLEFTGTNYEEKRYTCGEAPDYDRSQWLDVKFKLDLDFPNLPYLMDGKNKITQSNAILRYIARKHNMCGDTEEEKIRVDIIENQVMDFRLQLVRICYNSDHEKLKPQYLDQLPGQLKQFSLFLGKFSWFAGEKLTFVDFLTYDVLDQNRMFEPKCLDEFPNLKAFMCRFEALEKIAAYMQSDRFFKMPINNKMAQWGNKQIC, encoded by the exons ATGGCCTCGTCTAAGACTAAGTCGGCTATGGTTCTGGGTTACTGGGATATTCGCGGG CTGGCACACGCCATCCGCATGCTCCTGGAGTTCACGGGTACAAACTATGAGGAGAAACGGTACACGTGCGGGGAAG CTCCTGACTATGATAGAAGCCAATGGCTGGATGTGAAATTCAAGCTAGACCTGGACTTTCCTAAC CTGCCCTACCTCATGGATGGTAAGAACAAGATCACCCAGAGCAACGCCATCTTGCGCTACATTGCTCGCAAGCACAACATGT GCGGCgacactgaagaagaaaagattcGAGTAGACATCATAGAGAACCAAGTTATGGACTTCCGCCTGCAACTGGTTAGAATCTGCTACAACTCGGACCAT GAAAAACTGAAGCCTCAGTACTTGGACCAACTACCTGGACAGCTGAAACAGTTCTCCTTATTCCTGGGGAAATTCTCATGGTTTGCAGGCGAAAAg CTCACCTTTGTGGATTTCCTCACCTATGATGTCTTAGATCAGAACCGCATGTTTGAGCCCAAGTGCCTGGACGAATTTCCGAATCTGAAGGCTTTCATGTGCCGTTTTGAG GCTTTGGAAAAGATTGCTGCCTACATGCAGTCTGACCGCTTCTTCAAGATGCCCATCAACAACAAGATGGCTCAGTGGGGCAACAAACAAATATGCTGA
- the EPS8L3 gene encoding epidermal growth factor receptor kinase substrate 8-like protein 3 isoform X2: MSRPSSRAIYMHRKEYLHSLASEPTGLQHRVEHLMTCKLGTQTVREPKDAVRKLQEMDAQGRVWSQNLFLQVRDGRLQLLDIETKEELDSYRLDSIQAMTVVLNACSYNSVLCVTVQEPASTRSSTLLFQCPEVGAEGLRSSLQKALEEELEHRSRLGALHPGQEGWRGTSLEKPFPKEQGPALEQGYPPEQPYRMASEHSIPPSPKPLLRHSREPSTFPPPPARRPPSPLNPERDEEVLNHTLRDIELFVGQLKKAQANSSLKKKRLGKKKDKDQWAMTKVQYIDCFQKFKYSFNLLGRMAILLKGTSAPELLHILFQTLDYVVTQCPERGLPAQVISPLLTPEAIDLLQTYLSPAASNLWKRLGMAWTISRDNWTDSEPPPYRPTFYDGWQFPEPSFQEPSGQQDSPSAQGERVRSASASHSAQEETHGHGLQSGDPNHVPFNTRPVNPALRMQVLYEFEGRNPKELTVVQGEVLEVLDHSKRWWLVKNESGQSGYIPSNILEPLDSGAPGSHSQTPPWAPVLRLSSRPEEVRAWLQAENFSTVTVKTLGALTGSQLLHMSPRELQMLCPQDAPRVLARLEAIRRTLGISP; the protein is encoded by the exons ATGTCCCGGCCCAGCAGCAGAGCCATTTACA TGCACCGGAAAGAGTACCTGCACAGCCTCGCCTCAGAGCCCACCGGCCTGCAGCACAGGGTGGAG CACCTGATGACATGTAAGCTGGGCACTCAGACGGTCCGGGAGCCCAAGGACGCCGTGCGGAAGCTGCAGGAAATGGACGCTCAGGGCCGGGTGTGGAGCCAAAACTTGTTCCTGCAGGTCAGAGATGGCCGGCTCCAGCTACTGGACATCGAGACCAAG GAGGAGCTGGACTCTTACCGCCTGGACAGCATCCAGGCCATGACCGTGGTGCTCAACGCCTGCTCCTACAACTCCGTCCTGTGCGTCACGGTGCAGGAGCCCGCCTCGACGCGCAGCAGCACCCTGCTCTTCCAGTGCCCGGAAGTGGGA GCAGAGGGACTGCGGAGCAGCCTGCAGAAggccctggaggaggagctggagcaCAG ATCCAGACTTGGAGCCCTGCACCCAGGCCAGGAAGGATGGAGGGGGACCTCTCTGGAAAAGCCGTTCCCTAAGGAGCAGGGACCCGCGCTGGAGCAGGGGTACCCTCCAGAGCAGCCCTACCGGATGGCCTCAGAGCACA GCATACCACCATCCCCAAAGCCCCTGCTGCGACACTCCAGAGAGCCAAGCACCTTCCCTCCGCCTCCTGCACGGCGGCCCCCATCCCCCCTCAACCCAGAGAGAGACGAG GAGGTGCTGAACCACACCCTGAGGGACATCGAgctgtttgtgggacagctgaagAAGGCCCAGGCAAACAGCagtctgaagaagaagagactgGGGAAGAAAAAGGATAAGGACCAGTGGG CGATGACAAAGGTGCAGTACATCGACTGCTTCCAGAAGTTCAAGTACAGCTTCAACCTCCTA GGGAGGATGGCCATCCTTCTGAAGGGTACGAGTGCCCCTGAGTTGCTGCACATCCTGTTCCAAACTCTGGACTAC GTCGTGACCCAGTGCCCCGAGCGGGGCCTCCCAGCCCAGGTGATCTCACCCCTCCTCACCCCCGAAGCCATCGACCTGCTGCAGACCTATCTAAGCCCAGCTGCCAGTAACCTCTGGAAGAGGCTGGGCATGGCCTGGACCATTAGCCG GGACAACTGGACAGACAGTGAGCCTCCACCCTACCGACCCACCTTCTATGATGGTTGGCAGTTTCCAGAACCTTCCTTCCAG GAACCCTCAGGACAACAGGACTCTCCCTCTGCCCA gggggagcgagTTAGGTCAGCAAGCGCCTCACACTCCGCTCAGGAGGAGACACACGGCCATGGCCTGCAGTCTGGGGACCCCAACCACGTGCCCTTCAACACCAGACCTGTCAATCCAGCCCTAAGAATGCAAGTCTTGTATGAGTTTGAGGGTCGGAACCCAAAGGAGCTGACAGTCGTCCAGGGAGAAGTGCTGGAG GTTCTGGACCACAGCAAGCGGTGGTGGCTGGTGAAGAACGAGTCGGGACAGAGCGGCTACATTCCCAGCAACATCCTGGAACCCCTAGACTCGGGGGCCCCTGGGAGCCACAGCCAGACGCCTCCTTGG GCTCCAGTGCTTCGACTCAGCTCAAGGCCGGAGGAGGTCAGAGCCTGGCTGCAGGCAGAGAACTTCTCCACTGT CACGGTGAAGACCCTCGGGGCCCTGACAGGGTCCCAGCTGCTTCACATGAGCCCCAGGGAGCTACAGATGCTGTGTCCACAGGATGCCCCACGGGTCCTGGCACGGCTGGAGGCCATCAGAAGGACACTGGGG ATAAGCCCTTAG